Proteins co-encoded in one Rhodopirellula bahusiensis genomic window:
- a CDS encoding 3'-5' exonuclease — MKTHQPDERLVFVDLETAGLKPWRPIVQIAAIAVDCNLQELERFEAKIKFNENFANPKSLRNASYSAQRWRTEGLPSKIVMKMFTELLRHHATVDQISASRSVFQVAQLAAHNGAFDGAFLRVWYDRAGEFLPASPRVFCTLQRAIWLFHEDKSLTPPPDFKLQTLCHYFGVPLRSSDAHDALNDVRATVELYRAMSRHIDDLSARKLRSCG, encoded by the coding sequence ATGAAAACGCACCAGCCCGATGAAAGACTCGTGTTTGTCGACTTAGAAACGGCAGGCTTGAAACCTTGGCGACCGATCGTTCAGATCGCCGCGATCGCCGTCGATTGCAACTTGCAAGAGTTGGAGCGTTTTGAGGCGAAGATCAAATTCAACGAAAACTTCGCCAACCCCAAATCGCTTCGGAATGCGAGCTACTCCGCCCAGCGATGGAGAACAGAAGGGCTTCCGAGCAAGATCGTGATGAAGATGTTCACTGAACTACTTCGTCATCATGCGACGGTGGATCAGATATCTGCTAGCCGGAGTGTATTTCAAGTCGCCCAGCTTGCCGCTCACAATGGAGCCTTTGATGGCGCATTCCTTCGCGTCTGGTATGACCGCGCCGGCGAGTTTCTACCAGCATCCCCGAGAGTCTTTTGCACGCTGCAACGCGCTATCTGGCTATTCCATGAAGACAAATCACTGACACCTCCACCAGACTTCAAGTTGCAAACACTGTGTCACTACTTTGGCGTGCCCCTCCGATCTTCGGATGCTCACGACGCACTCAACGACGTGCGTGCCACGGTCGAACTCTATCGAGCGATGTCGCGGCACATCGACGACCTGAGCGCACGCAAGTTGCGTTCCTGTGGATAA
- a CDS encoding ParA family protein produces MATTFCLINQKGGCGKSSTCMHLAGAFAELGMSVLLVDMDPQGSLSQGFLGSEMVESLPSLQTTATLFDENSFFASHDALLIPTPFERITLCPANQTLARFNAPEPEKTGMVQFALREFLADQHEFDIVLIDCPPNLYRCSWTAMIAADYAMIPVPPEDFGTQGLRAVHQCVRQARKLNPKLSRIEHLITRCDHRLLVHRMYEQKLRALYGKTVLDTIIPEASAFKVALTRRRPVQLHQPRSKAAKLTLSLAREILERISMDECKRKVA; encoded by the coding sequence ATGGCAACGACGTTTTGCCTTATCAATCAAAAGGGCGGCTGCGGCAAAAGCTCGACCTGCATGCACCTTGCCGGGGCTTTCGCGGAACTGGGAATGAGTGTCTTGTTGGTGGACATGGACCCGCAGGGTTCGCTCAGCCAGGGGTTTCTGGGCTCCGAGATGGTGGAATCGCTACCAAGTCTTCAGACGACCGCGACGCTTTTCGACGAAAACAGTTTCTTCGCGTCGCACGATGCATTACTGATTCCCACGCCATTTGAGCGCATAACGCTGTGTCCCGCCAATCAGACGCTTGCGCGGTTTAATGCACCGGAGCCAGAGAAGACTGGAATGGTGCAGTTTGCCCTGCGGGAGTTTCTGGCAGACCAACATGAATTCGATATCGTGTTAATAGATTGCCCACCCAATCTCTACCGTTGCAGCTGGACAGCCATGATCGCGGCAGACTACGCGATGATTCCAGTGCCTCCCGAGGATTTTGGAACGCAGGGGCTCAGGGCGGTCCATCAATGTGTTCGGCAAGCACGTAAGCTCAACCCGAAGCTGAGTCGAATTGAGCATTTGATTACTCGCTGTGACCATCGCTTGCTTGTGCATCGAATGTACGAACAGAAACTCCGTGCGCTGTACGGGAAAACCGTCCTGGACACGATCATTCCAGAGGCATCTGCGTTCAAGGTCGCATTGACGCGTCGCCGACCGGTCCAACTCCACCAACCGCGGTCCAAGGCAGCAAAGTTGACTCTTTCTCTTGCTCGTGAGATTCTTGAGAGAATCAGTATGGATGAATGTAAACGCAAGGTGGCGTAG
- a CDS encoding ParB/RepB/Spo0J family partition protein — MASTKNALDEVSLNVDESMGLRRGPHTATLSPVSSAKDIGRRPLRTFGKVEIDRVIPDPEQPRTHFDDADIERLANSIRKHGQLHPIRVRWNESGHKWLIVSGERRWRATKAAGLPTIDCFFVDGKMSEPEIREQQLVENLLRTDLKPIEEARAYQSLMKLCDWNGKQVAESLNVTTSRVSRALALLDLPEDVQKKVESGTLAKSSAYEISKLSDTEAQAEIATKASTGELSHANTVKKINERRSKKKPARSTGTNLSFFAENGIKVAVASKSKVDYHEIELALTDAIEEVQHRIRNNIKLF; from the coding sequence ATGGCAAGCACGAAAAATGCACTGGATGAAGTTAGCCTGAACGTTGATGAATCAATGGGACTCCGACGCGGGCCACACACAGCGACACTCAGTCCAGTATCGTCCGCAAAGGACATTGGACGACGGCCACTGCGAACCTTCGGCAAGGTCGAAATTGATCGAGTCATTCCTGATCCTGAACAACCTCGAACACACTTCGATGACGCCGACATCGAACGACTCGCCAATAGCATTCGGAAGCATGGTCAGTTGCACCCAATTCGTGTGCGTTGGAATGAGTCTGGCCACAAGTGGCTAATCGTGTCTGGCGAGCGTCGTTGGAGAGCAACCAAAGCGGCTGGACTGCCAACTATTGACTGCTTCTTTGTGGACGGGAAAATGTCCGAGCCGGAGATACGTGAGCAACAATTGGTTGAAAACCTGCTCCGCACCGATCTGAAACCCATCGAAGAGGCGCGAGCCTATCAGTCGTTGATGAAACTCTGTGATTGGAACGGCAAACAAGTCGCTGAGTCATTGAACGTGACGACGTCACGCGTCAGTCGCGCCTTGGCGTTGCTTGACTTGCCCGAGGACGTTCAGAAGAAAGTCGAGTCAGGCACTCTCGCCAAATCGTCAGCGTACGAGATTAGCAAGCTGTCCGATACTGAAGCACAGGCAGAGATCGCTACCAAAGCATCGACTGGCGAACTTTCTCACGCCAACACGGTGAAGAAAATCAATGAACGTCGCAGCAAAAAGAAGCCTGCCAGGTCGACTGGCACAAATCTATCATTTTTTGCAGAGAACGGAATCAAGGTCGCTGTTGCGTCAAAGTCGAAGGTGGACTACCACGAAATTGAGCTGGCGCTGACGGACGCCATCGAAGAAGTACAGCACCGAATCCGTAATAACATCAAGCTATTCTAA
- a CDS encoding WD40 repeat domain-containing protein, whose protein sequence is MPVSSIGHLADQVRVLVLMIAVLLWGTRLNAEERPTWHLELRNIGGGTDYKYPYSPVCFSPDSKHIAISVANQLSVFERLGKGNSLIAKDVPEGSGIGIWKVETLEFVKWIKTSARKFIRYTADGNSIGALDESSLTVWNVQTGEETVTKLIQNANFSDRLGHGFVFLPEGRVAAIRSKGIGVFEPDGTQTAFFKKDGVVDFVKIVASADGKSIVADSYYWDFDTQSKIVEKRKMMMSSVFRPNTDEIWGRTRWGNGLITAWNASSGSRTLPIQEGQTRGSAENGSAQWRLESLAFTPNGKVLATVGADKSIHLWNVQTGSRFVTLQPATMQRKGKDDGGVGRPSLQLVEFSPDGQWLMACSVRSVSIFKTSTLKPHIKPGEVHQVVQYFAGDELFEEIVTNREGQKTLVGSMLHTEVQQPGKRVAALRHGNDELWYDAVILGRDPIKGARPGTYYTVHYEGYSRDDDDRVPEWRLRPKLAQHLKLKDLAD, encoded by the coding sequence ATGCCAGTCTCTTCAATTGGCCATTTGGCCGATCAAGTTCGAGTTCTCGTCTTGATGATTGCAGTCTTGCTTTGGGGAACGCGCCTGAATGCCGAGGAACGACCAACATGGCATTTGGAGCTTCGGAATATCGGTGGAGGTACCGACTACAAGTATCCGTATTCCCCGGTTTGTTTCTCACCAGACAGCAAGCACATCGCGATATCAGTTGCAAACCAACTCTCCGTTTTTGAGCGGTTGGGCAAGGGGAATTCACTTATTGCCAAGGATGTTCCCGAAGGTTCAGGAATCGGCATCTGGAAAGTCGAGACCTTGGAGTTCGTGAAATGGATCAAGACATCCGCGAGGAAATTCATTCGCTATACGGCTGACGGTAACAGTATCGGTGCGTTGGACGAATCGTCGCTGACCGTATGGAATGTTCAGACTGGCGAAGAAACGGTGACAAAATTGATTCAGAACGCGAACTTCAGCGATCGACTTGGTCACGGGTTCGTATTCCTCCCGGAGGGGCGGGTCGCGGCAATCCGAAGCAAAGGGATCGGTGTCTTCGAGCCTGATGGAACTCAAACGGCGTTTTTCAAGAAGGACGGCGTTGTCGATTTCGTCAAGATCGTCGCTTCGGCGGACGGCAAGTCGATCGTTGCCGATTCGTACTATTGGGATTTTGACACCCAGTCCAAGATAGTCGAGAAACGAAAGATGATGATGTCTTCTGTGTTTCGCCCCAACACAGACGAAATCTGGGGACGCACGCGATGGGGCAATGGGCTCATCACGGCCTGGAACGCATCATCTGGATCTCGGACATTGCCCATCCAAGAGGGGCAGACTCGTGGCTCCGCAGAAAACGGTTCGGCGCAGTGGAGGCTCGAGAGTCTCGCGTTCACCCCGAACGGCAAGGTGCTTGCGACGGTTGGTGCTGACAAGAGCATTCATCTCTGGAACGTGCAAACGGGATCACGGTTTGTGACCCTTCAGCCTGCGACGATGCAACGCAAAGGCAAAGATGATGGAGGCGTTGGTAGGCCGTCGTTGCAATTGGTTGAGTTTTCGCCTGATGGGCAATGGTTGATGGCGTGTTCGGTAAGATCGGTTAGCATCTTCAAAACAAGCACGTTGAAGCCGCACATCAAGCCCGGAGAGGTTCATCAGGTCGTGCAGTATTTTGCTGGCGACGAATTGTTTGAGGAAATTGTAACGAATCGTGAGGGGCAAAAAACGCTCGTTGGCTCGATGCTTCACACGGAAGTTCAGCAGCCTGGTAAGCGAGTGGCTGCATTACGACATGGAAACGATGAACTGTGGTACGACGCTGTGATTCTGGGGAGAGATCCGATCAAGGGCGCGCGACCAGGCACTTATTACACCGTTCACTACGAAGGATACAGTCGAGACGACGATGATCGGGTTCCCGAATGGCGTCTAAGACCGAAGTTGGCACAACATTTGAAACTGAAAGACCTTGCAGATTAG
- a CDS encoding ArdC family protein, whose amino-acid sequence MLDFVQAADGLSELATAATSDAAQFEEQRMRKDEITKLVDSGLDELNDALKKGQSDHLTRLFAVMARFTHYSFNNCLLIAQQNPDATRVLGFHGWRKLGRTVRKGEKGIGITAPIAYRKEKTDDQSMEIRGFRVVHVFDIEQTEGDELPSFKQPTGDCNAWLERTEQLIVSKDIELRYEELKRGCYGYSAKGKIVIQSGLSDAKRLATLLHELAHELLHQRQVDLSESPSRTIRETEAEAVAHVVGRALGLETCEHSADYIHLHQGDSEVLAKSMQRIQKCSGQILSELMNAEPLPTESAATPT is encoded by the coding sequence ATGCTCGATTTCGTTCAGGCCGCCGACGGGCTGAGTGAACTTGCTACTGCTGCAACGTCGGATGCAGCGCAATTCGAGGAACAAAGGATGAGAAAAGATGAAATTACAAAACTAGTGGATTCCGGTCTGGATGAACTGAATGATGCCCTCAAGAAGGGACAGTCAGATCACTTGACTAGGCTTTTTGCTGTCATGGCTCGATTCACACACTACAGTTTCAACAACTGCTTGCTGATCGCGCAACAAAATCCTGATGCAACGCGTGTTCTGGGATTTCACGGCTGGCGAAAGCTGGGCCGGACGGTTCGCAAGGGAGAAAAGGGCATTGGAATCACTGCACCAATTGCCTACCGCAAGGAAAAGACGGATGACCAATCAATGGAAATTCGTGGCTTTCGAGTCGTCCATGTTTTTGACATTGAACAGACCGAGGGTGACGAACTTCCGTCATTCAAGCAACCCACCGGGGACTGCAACGCATGGCTGGAACGTACGGAGCAATTGATCGTTTCCAAAGACATTGAGCTACGTTACGAAGAGCTAAAGCGCGGCTGCTATGGCTACTCAGCAAAAGGCAAGATCGTAATTCAGAGCGGTTTATCGGATGCGAAACGTCTCGCCACTCTTCTACATGAACTAGCCCACGAATTGCTTCATCAACGACAAGTTGACTTGTCCGAATCGCCATCACGAACCATCAGGGAAACTGAAGCCGAAGCGGTCGCTCACGTTGTTGGTCGTGCACTTGGGCTTGAAACGTGCGAACACTCGGCGGATTACATTCATTTGCATCAGGGCGATAGCGAAGTGCTTGCAAAGTCAATGCAGCGAATACAAAAGTGTTCGGGGCAAATCCTGTCTGAGCTAATGAATGCCGAACCTCTACCAACAGAAAGTGCCGCGACCCCCACGTAA
- a CDS encoding serine/threonine protein kinase — translation MNHRPIRIRGAEYPVLERFRIGGRTYLAIEKLGSAGRQAFKVFDTSAKTLRVLHVLTNSPGVFERVRLLQRLTRGDNEILQIIECQSQDDRVWVVLPWVDGFNLRSVLTGIREHKKQRIAAPEAVRLAKGVAHALSHLHKRKQIIHGDIKPANLILTKRTSLVLIDYGNAWAIERTTSRSSGDGVSAVYAAPEFLRGESAVDFRADVFSLGVVLYELLTGKIPYDGHGGKLGLLPSTVQSGSRLVPASEISPERAHVANRIWLQIDRLLARSLAIEASKRFETTSEWLDAWNDALAEIHQAKRKSKQTNFAVRFLDWIESRFK, via the coding sequence ATGAACCACCGCCCAATCCGAATTCGCGGAGCGGAGTATCCGGTCCTTGAACGGTTTCGGATAGGCGGTCGAACGTACCTCGCAATCGAGAAACTTGGCTCGGCGGGAAGACAAGCATTCAAAGTCTTCGACACCTCAGCGAAGACGCTCCGTGTCCTGCATGTGCTGACAAATTCTCCCGGCGTTTTCGAGCGAGTACGGCTACTTCAGCGCCTCACGCGAGGCGACAACGAGATCCTGCAAATCATCGAATGCCAGAGCCAGGATGATCGCGTGTGGGTCGTCTTGCCTTGGGTCGACGGATTCAATCTGCGTTCCGTTCTCACTGGCATCCGTGAGCACAAGAAACAGCGAATTGCTGCGCCCGAAGCGGTGCGGCTTGCCAAGGGAGTCGCTCATGCCTTGAGCCACTTGCACAAACGCAAACAGATCATCCACGGCGACATCAAACCTGCCAACCTGATTCTCACAAAACGAACAAGTCTTGTGCTCATTGACTATGGGAATGCCTGGGCCATTGAACGAACGACGTCGCGGTCGAGTGGCGACGGAGTCAGCGCCGTCTACGCGGCTCCCGAGTTCTTACGGGGTGAGTCCGCAGTCGACTTTCGCGCGGATGTATTTTCGTTGGGGGTCGTTCTGTATGAACTTTTGACCGGTAAGATTCCCTACGACGGACACGGCGGCAAGCTGGGATTGCTGCCGAGTACCGTTCAATCCGGGTCACGCCTGGTTCCAGCAAGTGAAATCAGTCCAGAACGCGCCCACGTCGCAAACCGCATCTGGTTGCAAATTGATCGCTTACTCGCCCGTTCGCTAGCAATCGAGGCTAGTAAACGTTTCGAGACAACCAGCGAATGGCTTGATGCGTGGAACGATGCGCTTGCCGAAATCCACCAGGCAAAACGAAAAAGCAAGCAGACCAATTTTGCCGTCCGCTTTCTCGACTGGATTGAAAGCCGATTCAAATAG
- a CDS encoding ImmA/IrrE family metallo-endopeptidase gives MPPRYRRSDLHEHIVAILDETGADDPYEAVRIKARAVVAEYHETFVEEPPFNVKAAASLRGLHWSDDDPRFSPDSEIAPEADGRVVLRVNKTRPLTRQRFSICHEIGHTLFPDYQLEVRCRKGTEKTFADPKDLLETLCDVAASELMFPTPWFLSRIDAMAVSATELATLADDYQGSREATVRRFVELHTEPLAAVYFSWKLKPTEQRELKARSKTKPLFADMVPQPPPLKMRVDYGIANSPFAERYRDFFPPDKSVPDEGPIVQASKTQTPQDGVQKLDFGRLSKRFTISALPIFTTEDALGPDEGCSVVAVLQPR, from the coding sequence ATGCCGCCACGGTACCGCAGGAGTGATCTTCATGAACACATCGTTGCCATCTTGGATGAGACTGGGGCCGACGATCCGTATGAAGCCGTTCGCATCAAAGCCCGTGCGGTTGTTGCCGAATATCACGAGACGTTTGTTGAAGAGCCTCCGTTCAATGTGAAAGCGGCAGCCAGTCTGCGTGGCCTGCACTGGTCAGATGACGATCCGCGTTTCAGCCCGGATTCGGAGATCGCACCCGAAGCCGACGGCCGAGTCGTGCTGCGCGTCAACAAGACCCGTCCGCTCACACGGCAGCGATTCAGCATTTGCCATGAGATCGGCCACACGCTGTTTCCTGATTACCAATTGGAAGTTCGGTGCCGAAAAGGTACGGAGAAAACTTTTGCTGATCCGAAGGATTTGCTGGAAACGCTCTGCGACGTAGCGGCATCGGAATTGATGTTCCCGACACCGTGGTTTCTGTCTCGTATCGACGCCATGGCAGTGTCGGCGACCGAATTGGCAACGCTCGCCGATGACTATCAGGGATCACGCGAAGCCACAGTGCGACGTTTCGTCGAGTTGCACACCGAGCCACTCGCCGCCGTGTACTTCAGCTGGAAACTCAAACCGACGGAGCAACGTGAACTGAAGGCTCGATCCAAGACCAAGCCTTTGTTCGCTGACATGGTCCCTCAGCCGCCACCACTGAAGATGCGCGTCGATTACGGCATCGCCAACAGTCCCTTCGCTGAACGTTACAGGGATTTCTTTCCACCGGACAAATCCGTGCCGGATGAAGGGCCGATCGTTCAGGCATCAAAAACTCAGACGCCACAAGATGGCGTTCAAAAACTTGATTTTGGTCGGCTGAGCAAACGCTTCACAATCTCGGCGTTACCGATATTCACAACCGAAGATGCACTCGGCCCTGATGAAGGTTGTTCGGTGGTCGCCGTGTTGCAACCGAGATAA
- a CDS encoding helix-turn-helix domain-containing protein — MSLADRLQQARKEAGLTLDQLSDESGLSKTYLWELEHDEQGQKKPSADTLMKLVTPLRTTIADLLGRATVRVNDAAVELNDSLKEFCEWMKMTDRELAEDEIQDLATMRFRGGQPKTRDDWDDLYRTLKRTTKR, encoded by the coding sequence ATGTCCCTTGCCGATCGCCTGCAACAGGCAAGAAAAGAGGCTGGTTTGACGTTGGATCAATTGTCCGACGAGTCCGGCTTGTCCAAGACCTATCTGTGGGAACTGGAACACGATGAACAAGGCCAGAAAAAGCCTTCGGCAGACACCTTGATGAAGCTGGTCACGCCACTGCGGACGACCATCGCCGATCTGTTGGGTCGTGCCACGGTCCGGGTCAACGACGCAGCGGTTGAACTCAACGACTCACTGAAGGAATTCTGCGAATGGATGAAAATGACCGACCGCGAACTGGCGGAAGATGAAATCCAAGACTTGGCCACCATGCGTTTTCGCGGTGGTCAACCCAAAACGCGAGATGATTGGGACGACCTTTACCGAACACTGAAACGCACAACGAAAAGGTAG
- a CDS encoding DUF2188 domain-containing protein, with the protein MNNASPLANGSRWQHSLEVKEIKAMTKKDYHVVPQGESWAVKREGAVRASSLHSTQKDAIDAGKQLAQTNRTELVIHSPNGLIRDSDSYGNDPNPPKDKKH; encoded by the coding sequence TTGAACAATGCTTCGCCTCTGGCAAATGGCAGCCGGTGGCAGCATTCACTCGAAGTTAAGGAGATCAAAGCCATGACCAAGAAGGATTATCACGTTGTACCGCAAGGCGAGAGCTGGGCAGTGAAACGCGAAGGCGCAGTGCGCGCGTCATCGCTTCACTCAACGCAGAAAGATGCCATCGATGCCGGCAAGCAGTTGGCACAAACGAACCGGACGGAGTTAGTGATCCATAGTCCGAACGGACTGATTCGTGATTCGGACAGCTACGGCAACGATCCGAACCCGCCCAAAGACAAGAAACACTGA
- a CDS encoding Mov34/MPN/PAD-1 family protein: MDERFLDASGATVKASELCTFKGQELCRLLSNEQIDFATLMECRRDGEDDVVVFEVEVELGQLKVHPIHSVERLAVKFTPADESFPETLALRRDFPVVPHLNLRFAEFPRSLCLNEQPYEELKHQWTAPKYVERVRTWLALTAKGKLHDDDQPLEPLLWGNVGQLVLPSDILTRDDRSARKLRVSATSVEPLDMFLVAEDDDGTTDFGLPFVPVFLSCPAQTHGVIRFRPRNLEKLSELTNSAEFDLLSALRHHIETWKESLSGNEEATNNFLNSSLIILLAMPKTRVAGGKTESTDLWAFLTGASVRSIGVDIGLWMEIAGSLGKEPSPPEDKTGSHIELDLLNPRFSLSAPSAAKLNGWKADETNLNIAAIGAGALGSQILVNAKRMGLTIDTIVDDDRLLPHNLARHALPGSAVGYRKAESMCVLLNDLLESDESSTAIAANVLKPGDHRETVEKALSKADIIVDMSASVAVARALASDARSNARRISVFVNPTGTDLVVLAEDTERKCPLDMLEMQFYRALLNRDDLVGHFAPNDGRQRYGQSCRDVTSRIPQDSMAVHGGIGARALRKIVSDPAARAAVWRVQDDSAVSRIELTPSPVVERQISDWTIKLDSTVVERMQRLRESKLPNETGGVLIGSFDMHRRIAYIVDTIPSPPDSDEWPTLYIRGSMGLRRKVESIVEQTDGALHYVGEWHSHPDKCSTMPSTDDMKVFAWLTERMQQDGFPGLMMIVGDQDQLNCFIGKIMPIENLIPLLQT, encoded by the coding sequence ATGGATGAGAGATTTCTTGACGCATCAGGCGCGACTGTTAAAGCTTCGGAACTGTGCACATTCAAGGGCCAGGAATTGTGTCGGCTCTTATCCAATGAGCAAATTGACTTTGCCACGCTAATGGAATGCAGGCGCGACGGCGAAGACGACGTCGTGGTGTTCGAGGTTGAGGTGGAACTCGGCCAGCTGAAGGTGCATCCGATTCATTCTGTAGAACGGTTAGCCGTCAAGTTCACTCCTGCTGACGAATCGTTCCCTGAAACATTGGCGTTGCGTCGCGATTTTCCAGTCGTCCCGCATCTGAATCTTCGCTTTGCGGAGTTCCCTCGCAGTCTATGCCTTAATGAACAGCCGTATGAAGAGCTGAAACATCAGTGGACGGCCCCGAAGTATGTGGAGCGAGTGAGGACGTGGCTCGCGTTGACAGCAAAAGGGAAGTTGCATGATGACGATCAGCCGCTGGAGCCATTGCTTTGGGGCAACGTCGGTCAGCTCGTGTTGCCAAGCGATATTTTGACAAGAGACGACCGATCAGCTCGCAAGTTGCGAGTGTCCGCTACAAGCGTTGAGCCATTGGACATGTTCCTGGTAGCGGAAGACGATGATGGCACGACCGATTTTGGACTTCCTTTCGTTCCCGTCTTCCTATCGTGTCCCGCACAGACGCACGGCGTCATTCGTTTCCGACCACGTAATCTCGAAAAGCTCTCAGAACTAACCAATAGTGCCGAGTTTGATCTACTTTCAGCGTTGCGACATCACATCGAAACGTGGAAGGAATCATTATCGGGCAATGAGGAGGCCACCAATAATTTCCTGAATTCCTCGCTGATCATCCTTCTTGCGATGCCGAAGACGAGGGTTGCCGGCGGAAAGACAGAATCGACTGACCTGTGGGCGTTTCTGACAGGCGCAAGTGTTCGATCGATAGGCGTGGACATTGGGCTCTGGATGGAAATTGCGGGGAGTTTGGGAAAGGAGCCTTCTCCGCCGGAAGACAAGACGGGCAGCCATATCGAGCTCGATCTGCTCAATCCAAGGTTTAGCCTTTCGGCACCTTCGGCAGCTAAGCTAAACGGCTGGAAAGCCGACGAAACGAATCTGAATATCGCGGCAATCGGAGCAGGTGCTCTGGGTTCACAGATTCTTGTTAACGCCAAGAGAATGGGACTGACCATCGATACCATTGTCGATGACGACAGACTCTTGCCCCACAATCTTGCACGACATGCCTTGCCCGGTTCTGCCGTGGGATATCGGAAGGCAGAGAGCATGTGCGTTCTTTTAAATGACCTTCTCGAATCCGATGAATCAAGCACCGCGATCGCCGCTAACGTCTTGAAACCCGGTGACCATCGCGAGACTGTCGAGAAGGCTCTGAGCAAAGCGGACATAATTGTTGACATGTCGGCCTCAGTCGCTGTCGCCCGCGCTCTGGCCTCGGATGCACGGTCTAATGCAAGACGCATATCAGTGTTTGTGAATCCTACCGGGACGGATCTCGTAGTGCTCGCGGAAGACACAGAGCGAAAATGCCCACTCGACATGCTTGAAATGCAGTTCTATCGAGCCTTGTTGAACCGCGATGATTTGGTCGGCCACTTCGCCCCCAATGATGGTCGTCAGCGCTATGGTCAATCGTGTCGAGACGTCACGTCGCGAATACCACAAGACTCCATGGCCGTACACGGCGGGATCGGCGCGCGAGCGTTGCGCAAAATTGTTTCAGATCCTGCGGCACGCGCAGCTGTCTGGCGGGTGCAAGACGATTCGGCAGTAAGCCGGATTGAACTGACGCCGAGTCCCGTTGTTGAACGGCAAATTTCCGATTGGACGATCAAGCTGGACTCGACAGTCGTTGAGCGGATGCAGAGGTTGCGTGAATCGAAACTTCCAAATGAAACCGGTGGCGTACTCATCGGTTCGTTTGATATGCACCGTCGCATCGCCTACATCGTTGACACGATTCCTTCCCCCCCAGACAGCGACGAGTGGCCGACACTCTACATTCGCGGCTCTATGGGATTGCGACGAAAAGTCGAGAGTATCGTCGAGCAAACCGATGGGGCGTTGCACTATGTCGGGGAGTGGCATTCGCATCCGGATAAATGCTCCACAATGCCAAGCACCGACGACATGAAAGTGTTCGCTTGGCTGACTGAAAGGATGCAACAGGACGGGTTTCCGGGGCTCATGATGATCGTCGGCGATCAGGATCAACTAAATTGCTTCATTGGCAAAATCATGCCGATTGAAAACCTTATTCCCTTACTACAAACATGA